In Pseudomonas sp. MM213, a genomic segment contains:
- a CDS encoding methyl-accepting chemotaxis protein, with the protein MYNSDQQASRTSSVAAAINQLGAAAQEIARNAAQASSQASDARNLAEDGQQVVDRSIVAMNQLSSMLSASSTNIESLNSKTVNIGQILEVITSISQQTNLLALNAAIEAARAGEAGRGFAVVADEVRNLAHRTQESAQQVQTMIEELQIGARESVSTMSDSQRHSQDSVEIANLAGERLNSVTLRIGEIDGMNQSVATATEEQTAVVESINVDITEINTLNQEGVENLQSTLRACSDLEQQAARLKQLVGSFRI; encoded by the coding sequence ATGTACAACTCCGACCAGCAAGCTTCGCGTACCAGCAGCGTCGCCGCCGCGATCAATCAGCTCGGTGCCGCGGCCCAGGAAATCGCGCGCAATGCCGCCCAGGCGTCGAGCCAGGCCAGCGATGCCCGAAACCTCGCCGAAGACGGCCAACAGGTGGTGGATCGCAGCATTGTCGCGATGAACCAACTGTCGAGCATGCTCAGCGCTTCGAGCACCAACATCGAATCGCTGAACAGCAAAACCGTGAACATCGGGCAGATTCTCGAAGTGATCACCAGCATTTCCCAGCAAACCAACCTGCTGGCGCTGAACGCCGCGATCGAAGCGGCCCGTGCCGGTGAAGCCGGGCGTGGTTTTGCCGTGGTAGCCGATGAAGTGCGCAACCTGGCACACCGCACGCAGGAATCGGCGCAGCAGGTGCAGACCATGATCGAGGAGCTGCAAATCGGCGCCCGCGAATCCGTCAGCACCATGAGCGACAGCCAGCGCCACAGTCAGGACAGCGTGGAAATCGCCAACCTGGCGGGCGAACGCCTGAACAGCGTGACGTTGCGCATTGGTGAGATCGACGGGATGAACCAGTCCGTGGCGACGGCGACCGAGGAACAGACAGCGGTGGTGGAGTCGATCAACGTCGACATTACCGAGATCAATACGCTGAACCAGGAAGGGGTGGAAAACCTGCAATCGACGTTGCGGGCGTGTTCGGACCTGGAGCAGCAGGCGGCGCGTCTCAAGCAGTTGGTCGGTAGTTTCCGGATCTGA
- the purU gene encoding formyltetrahydrofolate deformylase produces MRTFRLVIACPDRVGIVAKVSNFLASHNGWITEASHHSDNLSGWFFMRHEIRADSLPFGIEAFREAFAPIAEEFSMNWRITDTAQKKRVVLMASRESHCLADLLHRWHSDELDCEISCVISNHDDLRSMVEWHGIPYYHVPVNPQDKEPAFAEVSRLVKQHDAEVVVLARYMQILPPELCSEYAHKVINIHHSFLPSFVGAKPYHQASMRGVKLIGATCHYVTEELDAGPIIEQDVVRVSHSDSIEDMVRFGRDVEKMVLARGLRYHLEDRVLVHGNKTVVF; encoded by the coding sequence ATGCGCACTTTTCGGCTGGTGATTGCTTGCCCGGACCGCGTCGGCATCGTTGCTAAAGTCAGTAACTTTCTGGCGTCACATAACGGCTGGATCACTGAAGCGAGCCACCACTCGGACAATCTCAGTGGCTGGTTTTTCATGCGTCACGAAATTCGTGCCGACTCGCTGCCTTTTGGTATCGAGGCTTTCCGCGAGGCGTTCGCGCCGATTGCCGAAGAGTTCTCGATGAACTGGCGCATTACCGATACCGCGCAGAAGAAGCGCGTGGTGTTGATGGCAAGCCGTGAGTCCCATTGCCTGGCCGACTTGCTGCACCGCTGGCACAGCGATGAACTGGATTGCGAAATCTCCTGTGTGATTTCCAACCATGATGATTTGCGCAGCATGGTTGAGTGGCACGGCATTCCTTACTACCACGTACCGGTCAATCCGCAGGATAAAGAGCCGGCGTTTGCCGAAGTCTCGCGCCTGGTCAAACAGCACGATGCCGAAGTGGTGGTACTTGCCCGTTACATGCAAATCCTGCCGCCCGAGTTGTGCAGCGAGTATGCGCACAAGGTCATCAACATTCACCACAGCTTCCTGCCGTCGTTCGTCGGCGCCAAGCCGTATCACCAGGCTTCCATGCGTGGGGTGAAGTTGATCGGTGCGACGTGCCACTACGTGACCGAAGAGCTGGACGCCGGCCCGATCATCGAGCAAGACGTTGTGCGCGTCAGCCACAGTGACAGCATCGAAGACATGGTGCGTTTCGGTCGTGATGTCGAGAAAATGGTGTTGGCCCGCGGTCTGCGTTATCACCTGGAAGACCGGGTGTTGGTGCACGGTAATAAGACTGTAGTGTTCTGA
- the mvaT gene encoding histone-like nucleoid-structuring protein MvaT, whose amino-acid sequence MSLINEYRATEEAIKELQARLKNLSQDDKLQTELEFEGKLRTLMGEYSKSLRDIIALLDPESKTKAPRGGAVKTTGTKRARKVKQYKNPHNGEVIETKGGNHKTLKEWKAKWGGDVVEGWATLLG is encoded by the coding sequence ATGTCCTTGATCAACGAATATCGTGCCACCGAAGAAGCTATCAAAGAGCTGCAAGCCCGTTTGAAGAACCTGTCCCAAGACGACAAACTGCAAACCGAGCTGGAATTCGAAGGCAAACTGCGCACCCTGATGGGCGAATACTCCAAGTCCCTGCGTGACATCATTGCGCTGTTGGATCCAGAATCCAAAACCAAAGCACCACGCGGCGGCGCAGTAAAAACTACTGGCACCAAGCGTGCTCGCAAAGTTAAACAATACAAAAACCCGCACAACGGCGAAGTCATCGAAACCAAAGGTGGCAACCACAAAACTCTGAAAGAGTGGAAAGCCAAGTGGGGCGGCGACGTGGTTGAAGGCTGGGCTACCCTGCTGGGCTAA
- a CDS encoding glycosyltransferase family 4 protein, with protein sequence MFIVHIADITMFYAPASGGVRTYLDAKHRRLGVKPGIRHSLLIPGSHLSEQDGVYTVPAPALPFGKGYRFPLRLAPWRNVLQDLQPDLIEVGDPYLTAWAALDARRQLDVPVIGFYHSDLPLLVSNRMGNWVTTNVEAYVKKLYGNFDRVLAPSRIMADKLTSLGVNNVFVQTLGVDLQTFHPDARDPSLRTQLGINENTHLLIFAGRGSKEKNLPVLLECMRRLGRRYHLLLVGSSMPAVVPDNVTVIHEFCPVTQVAKLMASADALLHAGDQETFGLVILEAMASGIPVVAVAAGAFEEIISAECGLLCAPNDPVAMANAVRELFSSGSAALGQQARLHVERYYSWDAVVTSLLGHYHAVLGNQWPLAANG encoded by the coding sequence ATGTTCATCGTGCACATCGCGGACATAACCATGTTCTACGCCCCTGCCAGCGGTGGCGTGCGCACGTATCTGGATGCAAAACACCGTCGCCTGGGCGTCAAGCCCGGCATTCGCCACAGCCTGCTGATCCCCGGTTCACACTTGAGCGAACAGGACGGCGTTTACACGGTTCCGGCCCCTGCCCTGCCCTTCGGCAAGGGTTATCGTTTCCCTCTCCGTCTCGCCCCTTGGCGAAATGTCCTTCAAGATTTGCAGCCCGATCTGATCGAGGTCGGCGACCCGTACCTCACAGCCTGGGCGGCGCTCGATGCCCGCCGCCAGCTCGACGTGCCAGTGATCGGCTTCTATCACTCGGACTTACCGCTGCTGGTCAGCAATCGCATGGGCAATTGGGTCACAACCAACGTCGAAGCGTATGTCAAAAAGCTCTACGGCAACTTCGACCGGGTCTTGGCGCCGAGCCGGATCATGGCCGACAAACTGACCAGCCTGGGCGTGAACAACGTTTTCGTCCAAACCCTGGGCGTCGACCTGCAAACCTTTCATCCCGATGCCCGGGATCCAAGCCTGCGCACGCAACTGGGCATCAATGAAAATACACACCTGCTGATTTTTGCCGGGCGAGGCTCCAAGGAAAAAAACCTGCCGGTGTTGCTGGAATGCATGCGACGCCTGGGACGGCGTTATCACCTGTTGCTGGTGGGGTCGTCGATGCCGGCCGTGGTCCCGGACAACGTCACCGTCATCCATGAGTTCTGCCCCGTCACGCAGGTGGCGAAGTTGATGGCCAGCGCCGATGCGCTGCTGCATGCCGGAGACCAGGAAACGTTTGGCCTGGTGATCCTCGAAGCCATGGCCAGCGGCATTCCGGTCGTAGCCGTGGCGGCGGGAGCCTTTGAAGAAATCATCAGTGCAGAATGCGGGCTGCTGTGCGCGCCGAACGACCCGGTGGCGATGGCCAATGCGGTGCGGGAGCTGTTCAGTTCAGGCAGTGCCGCGCTCGGCCAACAAGCGCGCCTCCATGTCGAACGGTATTACTCGTGGGACGCGGTGGTCACCAGCCTGCTGGGCCACTATCACGCCGTCCTCGGCAACCAATGGCCGCTGGCCGCCAATGGTTGA
- a CDS encoding lysylphosphatidylglycerol synthase transmembrane domain-containing protein produces the protein MSRGILLFVALLAAVLIPLLLGGNQTWSRLQSFPLSWLLIMFGMILLCWVVNTMRLRLLLGDERDKVSPVKSLGVVMAAEFAYCATPGGSGGPLTIMALLARNGVRPARGSAVFAMDQLSDLLFFLCALSGILIYALFQHLSERMEWLLTVSAISMFGGLLSCVVIARYHRLLIRLSGRLLARLNVKGTTRLRWARKLLHFLAAFTDTLKLPFRTLIKVFALTCVHWMLRYSVLYLALRGLGADLQWAWSFLIQMLSLSAGQFSLLPGGAGAAELTSAALLAPMVGKSTAAAAILIWRAVTYYFYLVVGGPVFLLMVGRPLLKKLMRFRQA, from the coding sequence ATGAGCCGGGGGATTCTGCTGTTTGTCGCACTGCTCGCGGCGGTGCTGATTCCGCTGCTGCTGGGTGGCAACCAGACCTGGTCGCGATTGCAAAGCTTTCCACTGAGCTGGTTGCTGATCATGTTCGGCATGATCCTGCTGTGCTGGGTGGTGAACACGATGCGCTTGCGCCTGTTGCTGGGTGATGAGCGCGACAAGGTCAGCCCGGTCAAAAGCCTCGGCGTGGTGATGGCTGCCGAGTTCGCCTACTGCGCCACACCGGGCGGCAGCGGCGGACCGCTGACCATCATGGCGCTGCTGGCCCGCAACGGGGTGCGCCCGGCACGGGGCAGCGCGGTTTTCGCCATGGACCAACTCAGCGATCTGCTGTTCTTTCTCTGCGCATTAAGCGGGATTCTGATTTATGCGCTGTTCCAGCACCTCAGTGAACGCATGGAGTGGCTGCTGACCGTCAGTGCGATATCGATGTTCGGCGGGCTGCTCAGTTGTGTGGTGATCGCGCGCTACCATCGGCTGCTGATTCGCCTGAGCGGGCGGCTGCTCGCACGCCTCAATGTCAAAGGCACCACGCGCCTGCGCTGGGCGCGAAAACTCCTGCACTTTCTTGCGGCGTTCACTGACACGCTGAAGTTGCCCTTTCGGACTTTGATCAAGGTGTTTGCCCTGACCTGTGTGCATTGGATGCTGCGCTATAGCGTGTTGTACCTGGCGTTGCGCGGGCTTGGCGCGGATTTGCAGTGGGCCTGGAGCTTTTTGATTCAGATGCTTTCGCTGAGTGCGGGGCAGTTCAGCCTGTTGCCGGGGGGCGCCGGGGCGGCGGAGTTGACCTCGGCTGCATTGCTGGCGCCCATGGTGGGGAAATCCACTGCGGCGGCGGCGATTCTGATTTGGCGGGCGGTGACTTATTACTTTTATCTGGTGGTGGGGGGGCCGGTGTTTTTGTTGATGGTTGGGCGGCCGTTGTTGAAGAAGTTGATGAGGTTTAGGCAGGCTTAG
- a CDS encoding DUF2334 domain-containing protein yields MVEPMTAPSLLLVLHDVAPHTWADYQPFVEAVDALGEVPMTWLVVPDYHRHNDLEAHPGLRRLLTGRVARGDELALHGYFHCDDEPPPNTPRDWFMRRIYTREGEFYTLSQDAALARLRAGIELFHRYHWPLEGFVAPAWLMSEGTRQALRQLPLSYTSDPQHLFRLPDFTPVDAPGLVWSARSAWRRGLSKLVSDQREQRLRQAPVIRLGLHPVDMRHRFARDYWLHTLKRLLDQGRMPMTKARWLALHSDRVGRAA; encoded by the coding sequence ATGGTTGAGCCCATGACCGCGCCCAGCCTGTTACTCGTGCTGCATGACGTCGCGCCGCACACCTGGGCCGATTACCAACCGTTTGTCGAAGCCGTGGACGCCTTGGGTGAAGTGCCGATGACCTGGCTGGTGGTGCCGGATTACCACAGACACAACGATCTGGAGGCACACCCGGGGTTGCGCCGCCTGCTGACCGGTCGTGTCGCCCGAGGTGACGAACTGGCGCTGCACGGCTATTTTCATTGTGATGACGAGCCGCCGCCCAACACGCCACGAGACTGGTTCATGCGCCGCATTTATACCCGTGAAGGCGAGTTCTACACGCTGTCGCAGGACGCAGCCCTCGCGCGTCTGCGCGCAGGTATCGAGCTGTTTCATCGCTATCACTGGCCGCTCGAAGGGTTCGTCGCTCCGGCCTGGTTGATGAGCGAAGGTACGCGCCAGGCCTTGCGCCAGTTACCCCTGAGTTACACCAGCGATCCACAGCATCTGTTTCGTCTACCGGATTTCACCCCGGTCGATGCGCCAGGACTGGTCTGGAGTGCGCGCAGCGCATGGCGGCGAGGTTTGTCGAAGCTCGTCAGCGATCAGCGCGAGCAACGCTTGCGCCAGGCGCCGGTGATTCGTCTGGGCCTGCACCCGGTGGACATGCGTCATCGGTTCGCGCGTGATTACTGGCTGCACACCCTCAAGCGATTACTCGACCAAGGCCGCATGCCGATGACCAAGGCTCGTTGGCTGGCGCTGCACAGCGACCGTGTCGGTCGCGCCGCATGA